Proteins from one Parvibaculum lavamentivorans DS-1 genomic window:
- a CDS encoding O-acetylhomoserine aminocarboxypropyltransferase: MTDRKFDTLAIHAGAQPDPTTGARATPIYQTTSFVFEDVDHAASLFGLQAFGNIYTRITNPTTAVLEERVAALEGGTAALAVASGHAAQMLIFHTMLQPGDRFVAVRQLYGGSINQFGHAFRKFGWEVDWADGTDPASIKSAIGPKTKAVFIESIANPGGLVLDIAAIAKVAHDAGVPLIVDNTLASPYLCRPLEHGADLVVHSATKFLGGHGNSMGGIIVDGGKFDWSKDGKYPTLSEPCASYHGLKIHETFGPIAFAIACRVLGLRDLGPAISPFNAFMIQTGIETLPLRMQRHCDNALKVAKFLKTHPKVSWVSYAGLDDDPSHALMKKYSPKGAGAVFTFGLKDGYDAGVKLVNGVELLSHLANVGDTRSLIIHPASTTHRQLTEDQQKAAGAGPDVVRLSVGIEDADDIIADLNKALKA, encoded by the coding sequence ATGACCGACCGCAAATTCGACACCCTCGCTATCCACGCAGGCGCCCAGCCCGACCCGACGACAGGCGCGCGCGCCACGCCGATCTACCAGACCACCTCCTTCGTCTTCGAGGATGTCGATCACGCCGCCTCCCTTTTCGGCCTCCAGGCCTTCGGCAACATCTACACCCGCATAACGAACCCGACGACCGCCGTGCTGGAAGAGCGCGTCGCCGCGCTGGAAGGCGGCACCGCGGCCCTCGCCGTCGCCTCCGGCCACGCCGCGCAGATGCTGATCTTCCACACCATGCTCCAGCCGGGCGACCGTTTCGTCGCCGTCCGCCAACTCTATGGCGGCTCCATCAACCAGTTCGGCCATGCCTTCCGGAAATTCGGCTGGGAAGTCGATTGGGCGGACGGCACCGATCCGGCTTCCATCAAATCCGCCATCGGCCCGAAGACCAAAGCCGTCTTCATCGAAAGCATCGCCAATCCGGGCGGCCTCGTCCTCGACATCGCCGCCATCGCGAAGGTTGCGCATGACGCGGGCGTGCCCTTGATCGTCGACAACACGCTCGCCTCGCCTTATCTCTGCCGCCCGCTTGAGCACGGCGCCGATCTCGTCGTCCATTCGGCGACCAAGTTCCTCGGCGGCCATGGCAATTCCATGGGCGGCATCATCGTCGATGGCGGCAAGTTCGACTGGTCGAAGGACGGAAAATATCCGACCCTCTCTGAGCCCTGCGCCTCCTATCACGGGCTGAAAATCCACGAGACCTTCGGCCCCATCGCCTTCGCCATCGCCTGCCGCGTCCTCGGCTTGCGCGATCTCGGCCCCGCCATCTCGCCCTTCAACGCCTTCATGATCCAGACCGGCATCGAAACCTTGCCCCTCCGCATGCAGCGCCATTGCGACAACGCATTGAAGGTCGCGAAATTCCTGAAGACCCATCCGAAAGTCTCATGGGTCTCCTATGCCGGCCTTGATGACGATCCGAGCCACGCGCTGATGAAGAAATATTCGCCGAAAGGCGCCGGCGCCGTCTTCACCTTCGGCCTGAAGGACGGCTATGACGCCGGCGTGAAACTCGTGAACGGCGTCGAACTCCTCAGCCACCTCGCCAATGTCGGCGACACACGCAGCCTCATCATCCACCCGGCCTCGACCACCCATCGTCAGCTCACGGAAGATCAGCAGAAAGCCGCCGGCGCCGGCCCCGACGTCGTCCGCCTCTCCGTCGGCATCGAAGACGCCGACGACATCATCGCCGACCTCAACAAGGCACTGAAGGCATAA
- a CDS encoding type II toxin-antitoxin system RelE/ParE family toxin — translation MIQSFADSETELIWNGRQSRKLPSDIQAVALRKLRLVNQARALNDLRVPPGNRLEPLKGRRAGQYSIRINDQWRICFVWQEGGPNDVEIVDYHK, via the coding sequence ATGATTCAGAGTTTTGCCGATTCCGAAACCGAATTGATCTGGAACGGTCGGCAAAGCCGGAAGCTACCGTCCGATATACAGGCGGTTGCGCTGCGCAAGCTGCGTCTCGTCAATCAGGCTCGCGCGCTCAACGATTTGCGCGTGCCACCGGGCAACAGGTTGGAGCCACTGAAGGGGCGCCGCGCCGGGCAGTACAGCATACGGATCAACGACCAGTGGCGTATCTGCTTTGTATGGCAGGAAGGAGGACCGAACGATGTCGAAATCGTCGACTACCACAAATAG
- the argC gene encoding N-acetyl-gamma-glutamyl-phosphate reductase produces the protein MTTKLFIDGEVGTTGLQIRARLDQRKDLDFISLGEEKRKDAGARREALNAADVVILCLPDDAAKEAVSLIDNKTTRVIDASTAHRVAPGWVYGFPEMSPEQGRAISGAARVTNPGCYPTGAIALVKPLVDAGLVPKGWPLTVNAVSGYSGGGKQMIAEFEDEDAPNYTFEAFRAYALGLAHKHVPEMQVNMGLDHPPLFAPAVGRYAQGMIVEVPLQLWALPGKPSVARVHEVLAAAYEGARFVSVVPLGESAAMTKLEPEGLNGTNELKLFAFGNETTGQVMLTALLDNLGKGASGQAVQCLNIMIGADEGLAVDL, from the coding sequence ATGACCACGAAACTATTCATCGACGGCGAAGTGGGTACGACGGGGTTGCAGATCCGGGCGCGGCTCGATCAGCGCAAGGACCTCGATTTCATCTCGCTGGGCGAGGAGAAGCGGAAGGATGCGGGCGCGCGGCGCGAGGCGCTGAACGCGGCGGATGTCGTGATCCTGTGCCTGCCGGACGATGCGGCGAAGGAAGCGGTGTCGCTTATCGACAACAAGACGACGCGCGTCATCGACGCCTCGACGGCGCATCGCGTTGCGCCGGGCTGGGTTTACGGGTTTCCGGAAATGTCGCCGGAGCAGGGCCGTGCGATTTCCGGTGCGGCGCGGGTGACGAATCCCGGCTGCTATCCGACGGGCGCGATTGCGCTGGTGAAGCCGCTGGTCGATGCGGGGCTGGTGCCGAAGGGCTGGCCGCTCACCGTCAACGCGGTGTCCGGCTATTCGGGCGGCGGCAAGCAGATGATCGCGGAGTTCGAGGACGAGGACGCGCCGAACTATACGTTCGAGGCGTTCCGCGCCTATGCGCTCGGCCTCGCGCACAAGCATGTGCCGGAGATGCAGGTGAATATGGGGCTCGACCACCCGCCGCTCTTCGCGCCGGCGGTCGGGCGTTATGCGCAGGGCATGATCGTGGAGGTGCCGCTGCAGCTCTGGGCGCTGCCGGGAAAGCCTTCGGTGGCGCGGGTGCACGAGGTGCTGGCGGCGGCTTACGAGGGGGCGCGGTTCGTCTCCGTCGTGCCGCTTGGCGAGAGCGCGGCGATGACGAAGCTGGAGCCCGAGGGCCTCAACGGCACCAACGAGCTGAAGCTCTTCGCGTTCGGCAACGAGACGACGGGGCAGGTCATGCTGACGGCGCTGCTCGACAATCTCGGCAAGGGCGCGTCGGGGCAGGCGGTGCAGTGCCTCAACATCATGATCGGTGCGGATGAAGGGCTGGCGGTGGACCTTTAG
- a CDS encoding HigA family addiction module antitoxin encodes MSKSSTTTNRLLPNPHPGEILLEEFLKPMELSQNALARAVHVSPRRINEIVLGKRAMTADTDLRLARYFGMSEGFFLGLQSDYELMERRREIERELKSIEPRAA; translated from the coding sequence ATGTCGAAATCGTCGACTACCACAAATAGGCTTCTGCCCAATCCACATCCGGGTGAAATCCTGCTTGAGGAATTCCTGAAGCCGATGGAACTCAGCCAGAATGCGCTTGCGCGGGCGGTTCATGTATCGCCGCGCCGGATCAACGAGATCGTGCTCGGCAAGCGGGCGATGACGGCGGATACCGACCTTCGCCTCGCGCGCTATTTCGGCATGTCGGAGGGATTCTTTCTCGGCTTGCAGTCCGACTACGAATTAATGGAGCGGCGACGGGAGATTGAACGAGAGTTGAAGAGCATCGAGCCGAGAGCGGCCTGA
- a CDS encoding enoyl-CoA hydratase, whose protein sequence is MSQPAESPAAADPLLIREDANGVARLTMNRPAQRNALSIGLMTALQQELARLAADPNIRAIVLAGAGPAFCAGHDLKELTLARNQSDRGRDFFARTMKQCSALMQAIVACPKPVIARVHGIATAAGCQLVASCDLAVAANTAKFATPGVNIGLFCSTPMVALSRNVARKHAMEMLLTGEMISADRACEMGLVNRAVTPSELDAAVAHFADTIAAKSALTVSIGKKAFYDQLEKPLAEAYDYASEVMVTNMLARDAEEGIGAFIEKRDPKWEDR, encoded by the coding sequence ATGAGCCAGCCCGCCGAAAGCCCCGCCGCCGCCGATCCGCTGCTCATCCGCGAGGATGCGAACGGCGTCGCCCGTCTCACGATGAACCGCCCGGCGCAGCGCAACGCGCTTTCCATCGGCCTCATGACCGCCCTGCAGCAGGAGCTGGCGCGCCTCGCCGCCGATCCGAATATCCGCGCCATCGTGCTCGCGGGCGCCGGTCCCGCCTTCTGCGCCGGCCACGACCTGAAGGAACTCACCCTCGCCCGCAACCAGTCGGATCGCGGCCGCGATTTCTTCGCCCGCACCATGAAGCAATGCAGCGCGCTGATGCAGGCGATCGTCGCCTGCCCGAAACCCGTCATCGCCCGCGTCCATGGCATCGCGACGGCGGCCGGCTGCCAGCTCGTCGCCAGCTGCGATCTCGCCGTCGCCGCCAACACCGCGAAATTCGCGACGCCCGGCGTCAATATCGGCCTCTTCTGCTCGACGCCCATGGTCGCCCTCTCGCGCAATGTCGCGCGCAAGCACGCCATGGAAATGCTGCTCACCGGCGAAATGATCTCCGCCGATCGCGCCTGCGAGATGGGCCTCGTCAATCGCGCCGTCACCCCGTCGGAACTCGATGCCGCCGTCGCGCATTTTGCCGATACCATCGCGGCGAAATCCGCCCTCACCGTCTCCATTGGCAAGAAGGCCTTCTACGACCAGCTCGAAAAGCCGCTCGCCGAAGCCTATGACTATGCCAGCGAAGTGATGGTGACCAACATGCTCGCCCGCGACGCCGAGGAAGGCATCGGCGCCTTCATCGAGAAACGCGATCCGAAATGGGAGGACAGATGA
- a CDS encoding CoA-binding protein, with amino-acid sequence MMPEVEPGDIEHILKNTKVIALVGASANPARDSHGVMRFLQGRGYRVIPVNPGLAGKELNGEKVYASLRDIPEKIDMVDVFRNSEAAGPVADEAVETGAKYVWMQLGVINDEAAARARAAGLKVVMNRCPKIEMPRLGM; translated from the coding sequence ATGATGCCAGAGGTAGAACCCGGCGACATCGAACACATCCTGAAGAACACGAAGGTAATCGCCCTTGTCGGCGCGAGCGCAAATCCCGCCCGCGACAGTCACGGCGTCATGCGTTTCCTGCAAGGTAGGGGCTACCGCGTCATCCCCGTCAATCCGGGCCTCGCCGGCAAGGAGCTGAACGGTGAGAAAGTCTATGCGTCACTTCGCGACATTCCCGAAAAGATCGACATGGTCGACGTTTTCCGCAATTCCGAAGCAGCCGGCCCCGTCGCCGACGAGGCCGTGGAGACCGGCGCGAAATATGTCTGGATGCAACTCGGCGTCATCAACGACGAAGCCGCCGCCCGCGCCCGCGCCGCCGGCCTGAAAGTCGTCATGAACCGCTGCCCGAAAATCGAAATGCCGAGATTGGGGATGTAA
- a CDS encoding PaaI family thioesterase, producing MADLVPVMSVGELEAFMEREFPQMRMGADTTRIEAVGPGTAVLRLGFSERNLRPGGTISGPAMMALADYAMYAAVLAHIGPVGLAVTTNLSINFLRKPGPADIIGEARLLKLGRALAVGEIAMWQDGAEDAPVAHAVSTYSIPPK from the coding sequence ATGGCCGATCTGGTGCCGGTGATGAGCGTGGGCGAGCTTGAGGCGTTCATGGAGCGCGAGTTTCCGCAGATGCGGATGGGGGCGGACACGACGCGGATCGAGGCGGTGGGGCCGGGGACGGCGGTACTGCGGCTCGGCTTTTCGGAGCGGAACCTACGGCCGGGCGGCACGATTTCGGGGCCCGCCATGATGGCGCTGGCGGATTATGCAATGTATGCGGCGGTGCTGGCGCATATCGGGCCGGTGGGGCTGGCGGTCACGACCAACCTGTCCATCAACTTCCTCAGGAAGCCCGGACCCGCCGACATCATTGGCGAGGCGCGGCTTCTGAAGCTCGGGCGGGCACTCGCCGTCGGCGAGATTGCGATGTGGCAGGATGGGGCGGAGGACGCGCCGGTCGCCCATGCCGTTTCGACTTATTCCATTCCGCCGAAGTGA
- the phaC gene encoding class I poly(R)-hydroxyalkanoic acid synthase, whose amino-acid sequence MSLKDTSPAAPAAARKGASTKPRPPKKPRAPRRKAAPLSEALPGPEAEAPAPTEGISAKFAPDPKAAAARDYVMPDLGALAVNLLKAAGMGQKAARQLMQSDDSSDASHTLHDLERVGRALMEVAGSYIRNPARIFEAQAALWEGYMSLAGSMTRRFLLGEEVPPVAQPGRSDKRFRDPDWQENIVFDLMKQSYLLTSKWLTDRVKQAEGVDPHTREKADFYVRQMTNAMSPSNFLFTNPEILRATLASNGENLVAGMEHLLEDIERGHGHIQIQQTDMSAFRLGENIATTPGKVIYQNGLMQLIQYEPTTEKVHKRPLVIFPPWINKYYILDLTPEKSLIKWCLDKGYTVFVASWVNPDARLALKTFEDYMIEGVYAALNAVEQATGETEVNAVGYCIGGTLLACSLAHMAARKDTRIKSATFLVTQVDFTEAGELKVFIDEEQISDIEKQMHQKGGYLKGSTMASTFNMLRSNDLIWNYVVNNYLLGREPMPFDILYWNADATRLPSAMHVGYLRECYLENKLAEGRMILGGEELHLDKVKVPVYLQSSREDHISPYNSVYKATKLFGGPVRFICAGSGHIAGVINPPAAGKYNHWLNDDLPPTPDEWFAGATDHKGSWWPDWETWLAEKSGPMVAARKPGSGKLKVLEDAPGSYVLVKSED is encoded by the coding sequence ATGAGCCTGAAAGATACGTCCCCCGCAGCGCCCGCCGCCGCTCGAAAAGGCGCCTCCACCAAGCCCCGCCCCCCGAAAAAGCCCCGTGCGCCGCGCCGGAAAGCCGCCCCCCTCTCCGAAGCCCTGCCCGGGCCGGAGGCCGAGGCGCCCGCCCCCACGGAAGGCATCTCCGCCAAATTCGCGCCGGACCCGAAAGCCGCCGCCGCCCGGGATTATGTAATGCCGGACCTCGGCGCCCTCGCGGTCAATCTTCTCAAGGCCGCCGGCATGGGCCAGAAGGCCGCCCGCCAGTTGATGCAGAGCGACGATTCGTCGGATGCCAGCCACACCCTCCACGATCTGGAGCGCGTCGGCCGCGCCCTCATGGAAGTCGCCGGCAGCTATATCCGCAATCCCGCCCGGATTTTCGAGGCGCAGGCCGCCCTCTGGGAAGGCTATATGAGCCTTGCCGGCTCCATGACGCGCCGCTTCCTGCTGGGCGAGGAAGTGCCCCCCGTCGCGCAGCCGGGCCGCAGCGACAAGCGTTTCCGCGATCCCGACTGGCAGGAAAACATCGTCTTCGACCTGATGAAGCAGTCCTACCTGCTCACCAGCAAATGGCTCACCGACCGCGTGAAGCAGGCCGAGGGCGTCGATCCGCATACGCGCGAAAAGGCCGACTTCTATGTCCGCCAGATGACGAACGCCATGTCGCCCTCGAACTTCCTCTTCACCAACCCGGAAATCCTCCGCGCGACGCTCGCCTCCAACGGCGAGAACCTCGTCGCCGGCATGGAGCATCTGCTGGAGGATATCGAGCGCGGCCACGGCCACATCCAGATCCAGCAGACCGATATGTCCGCCTTCCGCCTCGGCGAGAATATCGCGACCACGCCGGGCAAGGTCATCTACCAGAACGGCCTGATGCAATTGATCCAGTACGAGCCGACGACGGAGAAGGTCCACAAGCGCCCGCTCGTCATCTTCCCGCCCTGGATCAACAAATATTACATCCTCGATCTCACGCCCGAGAAGTCGCTCATCAAATGGTGTCTCGACAAGGGCTACACCGTCTTCGTCGCAAGCTGGGTGAACCCGGATGCGCGCCTCGCGCTGAAAACCTTCGAGGATTACATGATCGAAGGCGTCTACGCCGCGCTCAATGCCGTCGAGCAGGCAACCGGCGAAACCGAGGTAAACGCGGTCGGCTACTGCATCGGCGGCACGCTGCTCGCCTGCTCCCTCGCCCATATGGCGGCGCGCAAGGACACCCGCATCAAATCGGCGACCTTCCTCGTCACGCAAGTGGATTTCACGGAAGCCGGCGAGCTGAAAGTCTTCATCGACGAGGAACAGATTTCCGACATCGAAAAGCAGATGCACCAGAAGGGCGGCTACCTGAAGGGGTCCACCATGGCCTCCACCTTCAACATGCTCCGCTCCAACGACCTCATCTGGAACTACGTCGTCAACAACTACCTGCTCGGCCGCGAGCCCATGCCCTTCGACATCCTCTACTGGAACGCGGACGCAACGCGCCTGCCCTCCGCCATGCATGTCGGCTATCTGCGCGAATGCTACCTCGAAAACAAACTCGCCGAAGGCCGCATGATCCTCGGCGGCGAGGAACTGCATCTCGACAAGGTGAAAGTCCCCGTCTACCTGCAGTCGAGCCGCGAGGATCACATCTCGCCCTATAACTCCGTATACAAAGCAACGAAACTCTTCGGCGGCCCGGTGCGCTTCATCTGCGCCGGCTCCGGCCACATCGCCGGCGTCATAAACCCGCCCGCCGCCGGCAAATACAACCACTGGCTGAATGACGACCTCCCCCCCACCCCCGACGAATGGTTCGCCGGCGCCACCGACCACAAGGGCTCCTGGTGGCCCGACTGGGAAACCTGGCTCGCCGAAAAGTCAGGCCCCATGGTCGCCGCGCGCAAACCCGGCAGCGGCAAACTCAAGGTGCTGGAGGACGCGCCGGGGTCATATGTGCTGGTGAAGTCGGAAGACTGA
- the rpsI gene encoding 30S ribosomal protein S9, whose amino-acid sequence MEGTSASADANAVPAVQKLDKFGRAYATGKRKNAVARVWIKPGSGRVKINGRDLEVYFARPVLRMILNQPLVVAAREKQYDITATVVGGGLSGQAGAIRHGISRALTYFEPSLRGVLKKEGFLTRDSRVVERKKYGKAKARRSFQFSKR is encoded by the coding sequence ATGGAAGGCACGAGCGCGTCGGCCGACGCGAACGCCGTGCCGGCTGTGCAGAAGCTCGACAAGTTCGGCCGCGCCTATGCGACCGGCAAGCGCAAGAATGCGGTCGCCCGCGTCTGGATCAAGCCGGGCTCCGGCCGCGTCAAGATCAACGGCCGCGACCTCGAAGTCTATTTCGCGCGTCCCGTTCTGCGCATGATCCTCAACCAGCCGCTCGTCGTTGCGGCCCGCGAGAAGCAGTACGACATCACCGCGACGGTGGTGGGCGGCGGTCTCTCCGGCCAGGCGGGTGCCATCCGCCATGGCATTTCGCGCGCGCTGACCTATTTCGAGCCGTCGCTGCGCGGCGTGCTCAAGAAGGAAGGCTTCCTCACGCGCGACAGCCGTGTGGTCGAACGCAAGAAGTACGGCAAGGCGAAGGCCCGCCGCAGCTTCCAGTTCTCGAAGCGCTGA
- the rplM gene encoding 50S ribosomal protein L13 has translation MKTYSAKAAEIEKKWIVIDAEGIVVGRLASYVANILRGKHKTTYTPHLDCGDNVIIVNAAKVQFTGAKYDDKRYYRHTGHPGGIKETSPKRILEGRFPERVLELAVKRMIPRGPLGRKQMGNLHIYGGAEHPHEAQQPKKIDFAALNRKNVRIA, from the coding sequence ATGAAGACCTATTCCGCGAAAGCCGCCGAAATCGAGAAGAAGTGGATCGTGATCGATGCCGAAGGCATCGTGGTCGGCCGTCTCGCGTCCTATGTCGCCAATATCCTGCGCGGCAAGCACAAGACGACCTATACGCCCCATCTCGATTGCGGCGACAACGTCATCATCGTGAACGCCGCCAAGGTGCAGTTCACGGGCGCGAAGTACGATGACAAGCGCTACTACCGCCACACGGGCCACCCGGGCGGCATCAAGGAAACGAGCCCGAAGCGCATTCTCGAAGGCCGTTTCCCCGAGCGCGTGCTCGAACTCGCCGTGAAGCGCATGATCCCGCGCGGACCGCTTGGCCGCAAGCAGATGGGCAATCTGCACATCTATGGCGGCGCCGAGCATCCGCATGAGGCGCAGCAGCCGAAGAAGATCGACTTCGCCGCCTTGAACCGCAAGAACGTCAGGATCGCATAG
- a CDS encoding EamA family transporter: MTLTVTLAVLASALLHASWNALVKTGADRLMMMGWIAAATGLVALPFLPFIPLPGWDVAKILALSFVLHVGYKLFLVKGYEHGDFGQVYPLSRGLAPAIVTVVGAVWLGEILPTAAFVGVALIALGIVSLAFRRTNGAGLPNDPRALGYAFGTSLFIAAYTLNDGLGGRIAESPHIYVIWLFAGDGLIFFLFVLWRRGRAFLRPQRAMAYGFAGGVMSVIAYWLVIWAMTLAPLGPVAALRETSVVFAALISGLLLKEGLGWRAVAAACVVAAGVILLKV; the protein is encoded by the coding sequence TTGACCCTCACCGTCACTCTCGCCGTCCTCGCCTCCGCCCTGCTGCATGCAAGCTGGAACGCGCTCGTCAAAACCGGCGCCGACCGTCTCATGATGATGGGCTGGATCGCGGCGGCAACGGGCCTCGTCGCGCTGCCCTTCCTGCCCTTCATTCCGCTCCCCGGCTGGGACGTCGCGAAGATCCTCGCCCTCTCCTTCGTGCTTCACGTCGGCTACAAGCTCTTCCTCGTGAAGGGCTACGAGCACGGCGATTTCGGTCAGGTCTACCCGCTGTCGCGCGGGCTCGCCCCCGCCATCGTTACGGTGGTCGGCGCCGTCTGGCTCGGCGAAATCCTCCCCACCGCCGCCTTTGTCGGCGTCGCCCTGATCGCGCTCGGCATCGTCAGCCTCGCCTTCCGCCGCACCAATGGCGCCGGCCTCCCCAACGATCCGCGCGCGCTTGGCTACGCCTTCGGCACCTCGCTCTTCATCGCCGCCTATACGCTGAATGACGGCCTCGGCGGCCGCATCGCCGAAAGCCCGCACATCTACGTCATCTGGCTCTTCGCCGGCGACGGGCTGATCTTCTTCCTGTTCGTGCTCTGGCGGCGCGGCCGCGCCTTCCTCAGGCCCCAGCGCGCCATGGCCTATGGCTTCGCGGGCGGCGTCATGTCCGTCATCGCCTATTGGCTTGTTATCTGGGCCATGACGCTCGCACCCCTCGGCCCCGTCGCGGCCTTGCGCGAAACCAGCGTCGTCTTCGCCGCCCTCATTTCCGGCCTCCTCCTGAAAGAAGGCCTCGGCTGGCGCGCCGTCGCCGCCGCCTGCGTCGTCGCAGCGGGCGTCATATTGCTGAAGGTCTAG